The Deinococcus sonorensis KR-87 genome includes a window with the following:
- the wecB gene encoding non-hydrolyzing UDP-N-acetylglucosamine 2-epimerase, whose product MAPVYSALQRQAGLEPMILSTGQQREQLDSALSVFGLTPDRDLNVMTERQTLADLTARIVPQAGVTLREMGADMVLVHGDTSTSFCVALSAFYQGIPVGHVEAGLRSGSLSEPFPEEANRRLTAVLSTLDFAPTPLSKQNILREGKAPEGVVVTGQTAVDAVREVAGRTPLRPAWQARLAAGQGLVTVTMHRRENLPMMRQMAEGLAEVARAHPELYFVYPVHLNPAVQEAVRPALSELPNFELTEPLDYASMAPLMASSRLLATDSGGLQEEGAALGVPVAVLRNVTERPEGVAAGVLRLAGNDPAQLVQVLKDLLSSPEQLDAMRRAANPYGDGHAGERIAAAIGWHFGLNERPADWSLGGESSLI is encoded by the coding sequence ATGGCGCCGGTCTATTCCGCCCTGCAGCGGCAGGCTGGACTGGAGCCGATGATCCTCTCCACCGGCCAGCAGCGTGAGCAGCTGGATTCGGCGCTCTCGGTCTTCGGCCTGACGCCCGACCGCGACCTGAACGTGATGACCGAACGCCAGACCCTGGCGGACCTGACCGCCCGCATCGTGCCTCAGGCGGGCGTGACGCTGCGCGAGATGGGCGCCGACATGGTGCTCGTACACGGCGACACCAGCACCAGCTTCTGCGTGGCGCTGTCGGCCTTTTACCAGGGCATTCCGGTGGGGCACGTGGAGGCGGGGCTGCGCAGCGGCAGCCTCTCGGAACCGTTTCCGGAGGAGGCCAACCGGCGCCTGACCGCCGTGCTGAGCACCCTGGACTTCGCGCCCACACCGCTGAGCAAACAGAACATCCTGCGCGAAGGAAAGGCGCCGGAGGGGGTGGTGGTCACCGGCCAGACCGCCGTGGACGCCGTGCGCGAGGTGGCGGGCCGCACCCCGCTGCGGCCCGCATGGCAGGCGCGGTTGGCGGCGGGACAGGGGCTGGTGACGGTCACGATGCACCGCCGCGAGAACCTGCCGATGATGCGCCAGATGGCCGAGGGGCTGGCTGAGGTGGCGCGTGCCCACCCGGAGCTGTACTTCGTGTATCCGGTGCACCTGAACCCGGCGGTGCAGGAGGCGGTGCGTCCAGCGCTGTCTGAGCTGCCCAACTTCGAGCTGACCGAGCCGCTGGACTACGCCAGCATGGCCCCGCTGATGGCCAGTTCCCGGCTGCTGGCCACCGACAGCGGCGGCCTGCAGGAGGAGGGGGCCGCGCTGGGGGTGCCGGTGGCGGTGCTGCGCAACGTGACCGAGCGGCCGGAGGGCGTGGCCGCCGGCGTACTGCGGCTGGCCGGCAACGACCCGGCCCAGCTGGTGCAGGTGCTGAAGGACCTGCTGTCCAGCCCCGAACAGCTGGACGCGATGCGCCGGGCCGCCAATCCCTACGGCGACGGGCACGCGGGCGAGCGGATCGCGGCGGCCATCGGCTGGCATTTCGGCCTGAACGAGCGCCCGGCCGACTGGAGCCTGGGCGGCGAAAGCAGCCTCATCTGA
- a CDS encoding methylenetetrahydrofolate reductase, whose product MSESLLSSPTAAPAATTPRTTRVSIELVPRDQATLDRELAEIREHLGQICTVNVPDLLRYPTRSWQACAQVRPVIGQTIPHIRAIDIDPRRPLAMADHLQQHGIREVLVIEGDPPADMGHRTYDVTSLEIIRKFRRELPEVRVWAGLDPYRQSFARERDYAEAKLEAGAVGLFTQPFFDLRLMELWAELLPECEVFWGATSVTSERSLSYWQNRNKAVFPRDFQPTLAWNREFARTLLQFAQASGSHAYYMPIKASITEYLSGIL is encoded by the coding sequence GTGTCTGAGTCGCTGCTGTCCTCCCCCACCGCCGCGCCGGCCGCGACCACGCCCCGCACCACCCGCGTCTCCATCGAACTGGTGCCGCGCGATCAGGCCACGCTGGACCGGGAACTGGCCGAGATCCGGGAGCATCTGGGGCAGATCTGCACCGTCAACGTTCCGGACCTGCTGCGCTACCCCACCCGCTCCTGGCAGGCGTGCGCCCAGGTCCGGCCGGTCATCGGCCAGACCATCCCGCACATCCGCGCCATCGACATCGATCCGAGAAGGCCCCTCGCCATGGCGGACCATCTGCAGCAGCACGGCATCCGGGAGGTGCTGGTGATCGAGGGCGACCCGCCCGCCGACATGGGCCACCGGACCTACGACGTGACCAGCCTGGAGATCATCCGCAAGTTCCGGCGAGAGCTGCCGGAGGTCAGGGTGTGGGCCGGGCTGGACCCCTACCGCCAGAGCTTTGCCCGCGAGCGCGACTATGCCGAGGCCAAACTGGAGGCGGGCGCCGTGGGCCTGTTCACCCAGCCGTTCTTCGATCTGCGGCTGATGGAGCTGTGGGCCGAACTGCTGCCGGAGTGCGAGGTGTTCTGGGGCGCCACCTCGGTCACCAGTGAGCGCAGCCTGAGCTACTGGCAGAACCGCAACAAGGCCGTGTTTCCACGCGACTTCCAGCCGACCCTGGCGTGGAACCGCGAGTTCGCCCGCACCCTGCTGCAGTTCGCGCAGGCCAGCGGCAGCCACGCCTACTACATGCCGATCAAGGCCAGCATCACCGAGTACCTGAGCGGCATTCTGTAG
- the aceA gene encoding isocitrate lyase, producing the protein MTPTPRSNAEILDKTWKTESRWHGIRRNYGAEEVVRLRGSVMIEHTLARRGAEKLWRLLHDEPFVNALGALTGNQAMQQVRAGLKAIYLSGWQVAGDANNAGQMYPDQSLYPASSVPEVVKRINNTLRRADQIACSEGDNSIDWFAPIVADAEAGFGGPLNAFELMKAMIEAGAAGVHFEDQLASEKKCGHLGGKVLVPTSQFIRTLNAARLAADVSGVPTLLIARTDADAATLLTSDIDPNDQPFCTGERTPEGFYHVRPGIEQAISRALAYAPYADVLWCETSVPNLDDARRFAEAVHAHYPGKLLAYNCSPSFNWKKNLDDATIERFQRELGQMGYKFQFITLAGFHSLNHSMFELAYGYARTQMVSFVELQEKEFAAQARGFTAVKHQREVGTGYFDLVATAAGGGHSSTTALHGSTEAQQFAAAHD; encoded by the coding sequence ATGACCCCCACCCCCCGCAGCAACGCTGAAATTCTGGACAAGACCTGGAAGACCGAGAGCCGCTGGCACGGTATCCGGCGCAACTACGGCGCCGAGGAGGTGGTGCGGCTGCGCGGCAGCGTGATGATCGAGCACACGCTGGCGCGGCGCGGCGCCGAGAAGCTGTGGCGGCTGCTGCACGACGAGCCGTTCGTGAATGCGTTGGGCGCCCTGACCGGCAACCAGGCGATGCAGCAGGTCCGGGCCGGCCTGAAGGCCATCTACCTGTCCGGCTGGCAGGTGGCGGGCGACGCCAACAACGCGGGCCAGATGTACCCGGACCAGAGCCTGTACCCGGCCTCCTCGGTGCCGGAGGTGGTCAAACGCATCAACAACACGCTGCGCCGCGCCGACCAGATCGCCTGCAGCGAGGGCGACAACAGCATTGACTGGTTCGCGCCGATCGTGGCGGACGCCGAGGCGGGCTTTGGCGGGCCGCTGAACGCCTTCGAGCTGATGAAGGCGATGATCGAGGCGGGCGCGGCGGGGGTGCATTTCGAGGATCAGCTGGCCAGCGAGAAGAAGTGCGGCCACCTGGGCGGCAAGGTGCTGGTGCCCACCTCCCAGTTCATCCGCACCCTGAACGCGGCGCGGCTGGCCGCCGATGTGAGCGGCGTGCCCACCCTCCTGATCGCCCGCACCGACGCGGACGCCGCCACGCTGCTCACCAGCGACATCGACCCGAACGACCAGCCGTTCTGCACCGGCGAGCGCACCCCGGAGGGCTTCTACCACGTGCGCCCCGGCATCGAGCAGGCGATCAGCCGGGCGCTGGCCTACGCGCCCTACGCCGACGTGCTGTGGTGCGAGACCAGCGTGCCGAACCTCGACGACGCCCGCCGCTTCGCGGAGGCGGTGCACGCCCACTACCCCGGCAAGCTGCTGGCCTACAACTGCAGCCCCAGCTTCAACTGGAAGAAAAACCTCGACGACGCCACCATCGAACGCTTCCAGCGTGAGCTGGGCCAGATGGGCTACAAGTTCCAGTTCATCACGCTGGCCGGCTTCCACAGCCTGAACCACAGCATGTTCGAGCTGGCCTACGGGTACGCCCGCACCCAGATGGTCAGCTTCGTGGAGCTGCAGGAGAAGGAGTTCGCGGCGCAGGCGCGCGGTTTCACGGCCGTCAAGCACCAGCGCGAGGTGGGCACCGGGTACTTCGATCTGGTGGCCACGGCTGCCGGAGGCGGGCACAGCAGCACCACCGCGCTGCACGGCAGCACCGAGGCGCAGCAGTTCGCTGCCGCCCACGACTGA
- a CDS encoding DNA-formamidopyrimidine glycosylase, producing the protein MPELPEVETTRRKIEPYLKGRQLIRLEHDAPHRYRQTHLAHGRTVSGLGRRGKYLLIHLDDAGEAPLELIVHLGMTGGFRFDATPHTRVTLHTDQGQLYFQDARRFGKMAVVTPGEYASMPTLARMGPEPLSEAFLELDFVQAAARAGAVKPWLLSQQPVAGVGNIYADESLWRARIHPAQTRLTPDEALRLYQAIRTTMAEAVEAGGSTLSDGTYQQPDGISGLFQVHHNVYDRAGQPCPRCGTPIQKTVLAQRGTHFCPHCQVLRG; encoded by the coding sequence GTGCCAGAACTGCCGGAAGTCGAGACCACCCGCCGCAAGATTGAGCCGTACCTGAAGGGCCGCCAGCTGATCCGGCTGGAGCACGACGCCCCGCACCGCTACCGTCAGACGCATCTGGCGCACGGCCGCACCGTGTCGGGCCTGGGCCGGCGCGGCAAGTACCTGCTGATTCACCTGGACGATGCTGGTGAGGCGCCGCTGGAACTGATCGTGCATCTGGGGATGACCGGCGGCTTCCGCTTTGACGCCACGCCGCACACCCGCGTCACGCTGCACACCGATCAGGGCCAGCTGTACTTTCAGGACGCGCGGCGCTTCGGCAAGATGGCGGTCGTGACGCCCGGCGAGTATGCCAGCATGCCCACCCTGGCCCGCATGGGGCCCGAGCCGCTGTCGGAGGCGTTTCTGGAGCTGGACTTCGTGCAGGCGGCGGCGCGGGCCGGGGCGGTCAAGCCATGGCTGCTGTCGCAGCAGCCGGTGGCCGGCGTGGGCAACATCTACGCCGACGAGAGCCTGTGGCGCGCCCGCATTCACCCGGCCCAGACGCGCCTCACGCCGGACGAGGCGCTGCGGCTGTACCAGGCGATCCGGACCACCATGGCCGAGGCGGTGGAGGCCGGGGGCAGCACCCTCTCGGACGGCACCTACCAGCAGCCGGACGGCATCAGCGGGCTGTTCCAGGTGCATCACAACGTCTACGACCGGGCCGGGCAGCCGTGTCCGCGCTGCGGGACGCCCATCCAGAAGACGGTGCTGGCCCAGCGCGGCACCCATTTCTGCCCGCACTGTCAGGTGCTGCGGGGGTAA
- a CDS encoding AIM24 family protein, with product MGQFLQQSAEADRPGEVFELESSKMLEVKVRGRVWSKLGAMVAYKGNLSFRREGMLEGGLMRALTRAVSGEMEPLAKIEGQGVCYLADQGKDITIINLQGDSLNVNGHSLLAFEDTVQHDVTMHRSVAGMVSGGLFSVRLQGQGMVALLSHGHPLTLRVTPNEPVYADPNATIAWSERISPQLKVDHSLKTIFGRGGGETLQMVFQGDGFVVVQPYEENLQSGARS from the coding sequence ATCGGGCAGTTCCTTCAGCAGTCGGCCGAGGCAGACCGCCCCGGCGAGGTGTTTGAGCTGGAGAGCAGCAAGATGCTGGAAGTGAAGGTGCGCGGGCGGGTGTGGAGCAAGCTGGGCGCGATGGTGGCGTACAAGGGCAACCTGAGCTTCCGGCGCGAGGGCATGCTGGAAGGCGGGCTGATGCGGGCCCTCACACGGGCGGTGTCGGGCGAGATGGAACCGCTGGCGAAGATCGAGGGGCAGGGAGTGTGCTACCTGGCCGATCAGGGCAAGGACATCACCATCATCAACCTGCAGGGTGACAGCCTCAACGTCAACGGCCACAGCCTGCTGGCCTTCGAGGACACGGTGCAGCATGACGTGACGATGCACCGCAGCGTGGCGGGCATGGTGTCGGGCGGACTGTTCAGCGTGCGGCTCCAGGGCCAGGGGATGGTGGCGCTGCTCAGCCACGGGCACCCGCTGACGTTGCGGGTCACGCCGAACGAGCCGGTCTACGCCGACCCCAACGCCACCATCGCCTGGAGCGAACGGATCAGCCCCCAGCTGAAGGTGGACCATTCGCTCAAGACCATCTTCGGGCGGGGGGGCGGCGAGACGCTGCAGATGGTGTTCCAGGGCGACGGCTTCGTCGTGGTTCAGCCGTACGAGGAAAATCTGCAGTCCGGCGCCAGAAGCTGA
- the pdxH gene encoding pyridoxamine 5'-phosphate oxidase has translation MTDLTSLRQTYARGELRRQDLRPRPHEQFQRWLEEALASDLPEPYAVTLATADEAGRPSARTVLLRGADEAGLVVYSNYESHKGRDLKVNPQAELLFYWPQLERQVRVYGPVERLTPDESDTYFHQRPRESQLAAHASDPQSAPIASRAALEAAFSALHQRFPEGQQVPRPEFWGGYRLRPLMYEFWQGRPNRMHDRFEYLRAGDDWQITRLMP, from the coding sequence ATGACCGACCTGACTTCCCTGCGACAGACCTACGCCCGGGGCGAACTGCGCCGCCAGGACCTGCGGCCCCGGCCGCACGAGCAGTTTCAGCGCTGGCTGGAAGAGGCGCTCGCCTCGGACCTGCCGGAGCCGTACGCCGTGACGCTCGCCACCGCCGACGAGGCGGGCCGCCCCAGCGCCCGCACCGTGCTGCTGCGCGGTGCCGATGAGGCCGGGCTGGTGGTGTACAGCAACTACGAGAGCCACAAGGGCCGCGACCTGAAGGTCAACCCGCAGGCGGAACTGCTGTTCTACTGGCCGCAATTGGAGCGGCAGGTGCGGGTGTACGGGCCGGTGGAGCGGCTCACCCCGGACGAGAGCGACACCTACTTTCACCAGCGCCCGCGCGAGAGCCAGCTGGCCGCGCATGCCAGCGACCCGCAGAGTGCGCCCATTGCCAGTCGGGCCGCGCTGGAGGCTGCCTTCTCGGCGCTGCATCAGCGCTTTCCCGAAGGCCAGCAGGTGCCGCGTCCGGAGTTCTGGGGCGGCTACCGGCTGCGGCCCCTGATGTACGAGTTCTGGCAGGGCCGGCCCAACCGCATGCACGACCGCTTCGAGTACCTGCGGGCCGGCGACGACTGGCAGATCACCCGCCTGATGCCCTAA
- a CDS encoding glycosyltransferase family 2 protein, whose amino-acid sequence MKTPPTIAVVIPAYNEEQHVGAVVQAALLLTPQVVVASDGSRDATAQVARDAGAQVVELTQNVGKGPALFAALQATQAEYVVMLDADLVGLQLEHLESLLRPVLDGQLDMAIGIFDGGGLMTDFGNKMTPHLSGQRACRRDWLLAVPHLGEERWPEPAITDALKGSGVRWDYVELPNLAQVMKEEKHGFWKGVGHRSRMYVNLLGYKRRKRKSIKLKEERHS is encoded by the coding sequence ATGAAGACACCCCCTACCATCGCGGTGGTCATCCCCGCTTACAACGAGGAACAGCACGTCGGGGCCGTGGTCCAGGCGGCACTGCTGCTGACGCCGCAGGTGGTGGTGGCCAGCGACGGCAGCCGCGACGCCACCGCTCAGGTGGCCCGCGACGCGGGCGCGCAGGTGGTGGAACTGACCCAGAACGTTGGCAAGGGACCGGCGCTGTTCGCGGCGCTGCAGGCCACCCAGGCCGAGTACGTGGTGATGCTGGACGCCGATCTGGTGGGTCTGCAGCTGGAACATCTGGAGAGCCTGCTGCGCCCGGTGCTGGACGGTCAGCTGGACATGGCCATCGGCATCTTCGACGGGGGCGGCCTGATGACCGATTTCGGCAACAAGATGACGCCGCACCTGTCCGGGCAGCGCGCCTGCCGGCGCGACTGGCTGCTCGCGGTGCCGCACCTGGGCGAGGAGCGCTGGCCGGAACCGGCCATCACCGACGCCCTGAAGGGGAGCGGCGTGCGCTGGGACTATGTGGAGCTGCCGAACCTCGCGCAGGTGATGAAGGAAGAGAAACACGGCTTCTGGAAGGGCGTGGGCCACCGCAGCCGGATGTACGTCAACCTGCTCGGCTACAAGCGCCGCAAGCGCAAGAGCATCAAACTCAAGGAAGAACGGCACAGCTGA
- a CDS encoding M50 family metallopeptidase has translation MSALQSIAQALTPLGLLWTLLIILAATFMHELAHYWGARAQGVRVNSFSVGMGPVLLRRSWGGTEWRLSLLPIGGYVEIDGMTPDYGEKGEMIPARHGYAVLPAWGKVAILLAGPVMNLLLAFLILTTNFAANGVQQPVPGRASISQVVAGSRAEALGFRTGDEVVAIDGQPLPDQERVNGELVGGWTRVQRVLTAAGPHTFTIERDGARKDIRFAWTPTVNGKKALLGIGYGPASITTRLSVAGAAVQAGQTIVTAVPQVLQAFGNLFKRFFSLDLRQDQGVVGPVGTVQVVSQAVQLGGWTLLLIAATINLSLGFFNLLPIPGLDGGRILLVLVGVVRGRPLSLPQENAVTLAGFGLVMLLSLFVVVRDLSRFF, from the coding sequence GTGAGTGCGCTGCAGAGCATTGCCCAAGCGCTCACGCCGCTAGGTCTGCTGTGGACCCTGCTGATCATTCTGGCCGCCACTTTCATGCACGAGCTGGCGCACTACTGGGGCGCCCGGGCGCAGGGGGTGCGGGTCAACAGCTTCAGCGTGGGCATGGGGCCAGTGCTGCTGCGCCGCAGCTGGGGCGGCACCGAGTGGCGGTTGTCGCTGCTCCCCATCGGCGGCTACGTGGAGATTGACGGCATGACGCCCGACTACGGCGAGAAGGGGGAGATGATCCCCGCCCGGCACGGGTACGCCGTGCTGCCCGCCTGGGGCAAGGTGGCGATCCTGCTGGCCGGGCCGGTCATGAACCTGCTGCTGGCCTTTCTGATCCTGACCACCAACTTTGCGGCCAACGGCGTGCAGCAGCCGGTGCCGGGCCGCGCCTCCATCTCGCAGGTGGTGGCCGGCTCACGCGCCGAGGCGCTGGGGTTCCGGACCGGCGACGAGGTGGTGGCCATTGACGGGCAGCCGCTGCCGGACCAGGAGCGGGTCAACGGCGAGCTGGTGGGCGGCTGGACGCGGGTGCAGCGAGTCCTCACCGCCGCCGGACCGCACACCTTCACCATCGAGCGGGACGGTGCCCGGAAGGACATCCGCTTTGCCTGGACGCCCACGGTCAACGGCAAGAAGGCGCTGCTGGGCATCGGGTACGGCCCGGCGAGCATTACGACGCGCCTCAGCGTCGCGGGGGCGGCTGTTCAAGCGGGTCAGACCATCGTGACGGCGGTGCCGCAGGTGCTGCAGGCGTTCGGCAACCTGTTCAAGCGCTTTTTCAGCCTGGATCTGCGGCAGGATCAGGGGGTGGTGGGGCCGGTGGGGACCGTGCAGGTGGTGTCGCAGGCAGTGCAGCTGGGCGGCTGGACCCTGCTGCTGATCGCGGCCACCATCAACCTGTCTCTGGGCTTCTTTAACCTGCTCCCGATTCCGGGGCTGGATGGGGGCCGTATCCTGCTGGTGCTGGTGGGCGTGGTGCGTGGTCGCCCGCTCTCGCTGCCGCAGGAGAATGCCGTCACGCTGGCGGGCTTCGGACTGGTGATGCTGCTCTCGCTGTTCGTGGTGGTGCGTGATCTGAGCCGGTTCTTCTGA
- a CDS encoding diacylglycerol/lipid kinase family protein — protein MVLNPQAGRGRAGRLWPQVQAELNRQGRAWQLLPTESPELARSMLARLPADQPVLAVGGDGTASGLLPELARSGRGLGLVPLGSGNDFAGMLGLKAGDVTGALRRLDGPERAVDLISCELNGQERLLFNGMGMGFDAQVAELMRRAPARLGGFQRYLWAVLAGLRDLNSAPLTVTLDGQPLYQGRSCLAAVMNGTRYGGGFRISPGSDPADGLLNVVLGAGLGRAELLGVLLKVLRASHLRDRRVVAAQGREVTLRWASRMPAHLDGELAGELSEVRLRVKPGALRLLNAGSPQ, from the coding sequence GTGGTGCTCAACCCTCAGGCGGGGCGTGGGCGGGCCGGGCGGCTGTGGCCACAGGTGCAGGCCGAGCTGAACCGGCAGGGCCGTGCCTGGCAGCTGTTGCCCACTGAGAGTCCCGAGCTGGCGCGCTCGATGCTGGCGCGGCTCCCGGCGGACCAGCCGGTGCTGGCGGTGGGCGGCGACGGCACGGCCAGCGGATTGCTGCCGGAGCTGGCGCGGTCCGGGCGCGGGCTGGGGCTGGTGCCGCTGGGCAGCGGCAACGATTTTGCCGGGATGCTGGGCCTGAAGGCCGGGGACGTGACGGGGGCGCTGCGCCGTCTGGATGGCCCGGAGCGGGCGGTGGATCTGATCAGCTGCGAGCTGAATGGTCAGGAGCGGCTGCTGTTCAACGGCATGGGCATGGGCTTCGACGCGCAGGTAGCGGAGCTGATGCGCCGCGCGCCCGCCCGGCTGGGCGGCTTCCAGCGCTACCTGTGGGCGGTGCTGGCCGGCCTGCGCGACCTGAACAGCGCGCCGCTCACGGTCACGCTGGACGGCCAGCCGCTGTATCAGGGCCGCTCGTGCCTGGCAGCGGTCATGAACGGCACCCGCTACGGGGGTGGCTTCCGTATCTCGCCCGGTAGCGACCCGGCCGACGGTCTGCTGAACGTGGTGCTGGGTGCGGGCCTGGGCCGGGCCGAACTGCTGGGCGTGCTGCTGAAGGTGCTGCGGGCCAGCCACCTGCGAGACCGCCGGGTGGTGGCCGCGCAGGGCCGCGAGGTGACGCTGCGGTGGGCCAGCCGGATGCCTGCCCACCTGGACGGCGAGCTGGCGGGCGAGCTGAGCGAGGTGCGGCTGCGGGTAAAGCCCGGAGCGCTGCGGCTGCTCAACGCCGGGTCACCACAGTAA
- the dxr gene encoding 1-deoxy-D-xylulose-5-phosphate reductoisomerase translates to MQLTVLGSTGSIGTQTLDVARQRGDRVLALAAGRNLDLLEQQVREFRPSLVSVDESVLPEARARLGDVRVIADAAEVAVQPADVTVNAMSGLPGLWPTRAALEAGRQVALATKEAMVTAAPLIWAAAAQGGGRLVPIDSEHTGVYQCLVGERLQDVEQLILTASGGPFREGPADLSAVTPEQALRHPSWTMGAKITIDSATLMNKGLEVMECASLYGLPLSRVAVVIHPQSVMHAAVRFRDGNLKGQFGPTDMRLAIAYALDAAPDGMARPGDVRGARRGPALDGHLGWPLLGRWQFDEPEPQRFPCLGLAYRAGEAGGLLPAALNAADEVAVPAFLKGQLRFTDIPRLIERVLDETPDGPLSWEALHETQQWATARATELLGTGVGA, encoded by the coding sequence ATGCAGCTTACCGTTCTCGGCTCCACCGGCTCCATCGGCACGCAGACCCTCGACGTGGCCCGTCAGCGCGGCGACCGGGTGCTGGCGCTCGCGGCCGGGCGCAACCTGGACCTGCTGGAGCAGCAGGTGCGCGAGTTCCGGCCCTCGCTGGTGAGCGTGGACGAGTCGGTGCTGCCGGAGGCCCGCGCCCGGCTGGGGGACGTGCGGGTCATTGCGGACGCCGCCGAGGTGGCGGTGCAGCCGGCCGACGTGACGGTGAACGCCATGAGTGGTCTGCCGGGCCTGTGGCCCACCCGAGCCGCCCTGGAAGCGGGCCGGCAGGTGGCCCTGGCCACCAAGGAGGCGATGGTCACTGCCGCCCCATTGATCTGGGCGGCGGCGGCGCAGGGCGGGGGCCGGCTGGTGCCGATCGACTCGGAGCACACCGGCGTGTACCAGTGCCTGGTGGGCGAGCGGCTGCAGGACGTGGAGCAGCTGATCCTGACGGCCTCGGGCGGCCCCTTCCGCGAGGGTCCGGCGGACCTGAGCGCCGTCACGCCCGAACAGGCGCTGCGGCACCCCTCGTGGACCATGGGCGCCAAGATCACCATCGACTCGGCCACCCTGATGAACAAGGGGCTGGAGGTGATGGAGTGCGCCAGTCTGTACGGCCTCCCGCTGTCACGGGTGGCGGTGGTGATTCATCCTCAGAGCGTGATGCATGCGGCGGTGCGCTTCCGGGACGGCAACCTCAAGGGGCAGTTCGGCCCCACCGACATGCGGCTGGCCATCGCCTACGCGCTGGACGCCGCGCCGGACGGCATGGCCCGCCCCGGTGACGTGCGCGGCGCCCGGCGCGGCCCCGCGCTGGACGGGCACCTCGGCTGGCCGCTGCTGGGCCGCTGGCAGTTCGATGAACCGGAGCCGCAACGCTTTCCGTGTCTGGGGCTGGCCTACCGGGCCGGGGAGGCGGGCGGGCTGCTGCCGGCGGCTCTGAACGCGGCCGACGAGGTGGCGGTGCCGGCCTTCCTGAAGGGGCAGCTGCGCTTCACGGACATTCCCCGGCTGATCGAGCGGGTGCTGGACGAAACGCCGGACGGCCCGCTCAGCTGGGAGGCGCTGCACGAGACCCAGCAGTGGGCCACCGCGCGGGCGACGGAGCTGCTCGGCACGGGGGTGGGCGCGTGA